The genomic DNA GCCGCCGATGTGCTCGGCATTCGCCTGCGCCCCTGGCAAGACGCGCTGGAAGACTACTTCAAATCCCAATGAGCCAATATGCCAGCTGTCTTTCCTAAAATCATAAATCTGAAATCTGAAATCTGAAATGTTCTCCGTCGTCATTCCGAACTGGAACGGTCTGCGCTTTCTCCCCACGTGCTTGAACGCACTTCGCGATCAAACGTATCGCGATTTTGAAACGATTGTCGTGGACGACGCTTCCACCGATGGCTCGCGCGCGCTCATCAAAAACGATTATCCCGAAGTGCGTGTGATCGCGCTCGAAAAAAATCGCGGGTTTGCGCACGCGGTCAACGCCGGCATTCGCGCGGCACGAGGTGACATCGTTGTTCTGCTCAACAACGACACCGAAGCCGATCCAAACTGGCTCGCCGAAATCGCGTGCGCGCTCGACGCGAATCCGCGCGCGGGAATCGTCGCGTGCAAATTGAAATTGTTCGACCAACGCAATCACATTCACAGCGCCGGCGATTTCTATCGCGTGGACGGCGTCCCCGGCAATCGCGGCGTATGGCAAAAGGATGAAGGACAGTACGATGATGCGCGAGGTGTGTTCGGCGCGTGCGGCGGCGCGGCGGCATACCGTCAAACGATGCTCGCGGAGATTGGATTATTCGATGAAGAACTCGTCGCGAATCTGGAAGATGTGGACCTGAATTGGCGCGCGCGTTGGGCGGGCTATGCGATTGCCTACGCGCCGCGCGCGATTGTCTACCATCACATCAGCGCGACCGGCGGCGGCGCGTACGGCAGTTTCTACGTCGGACGCAATTTTATTTTCGTGCTCGCAAAAAATTTTCCGGCGTCGCTTTGGAAAAAATACTGGACGCGAATCGTACAAGCCCAATTACAAATTACCAGGGATGCTCTTTTGAACATTCGCGGCGCGGCGGCGCGCGCACGCTTGCGCGGACAAATCGCCGGCGTGCTCGGTTTGCGCCACTGGCTCGCGCGGCGCGGCGAGGTGATTCGGCGCGTGAGTGATGCGGAAATCGAAGCGGCGCTTATAAAGTGAATTTTCCACGAAGGGCGCTAACATCACAAAGACAAATTCATGTCCCTTCGTGTCTTCTGTGGACAAATGAAATTATCGGTCATCGAAAACACAACCGACCAACGCGACGACACGCGCGATCTGCGCTCGCGCATCATCGCGGCGTACTCGGGCGTCATTCGTGCGTACGCGTTCATTCGCTTCAAAATCATTCACCTGCGCTTTCTCGAAGAGATCGAACAGTACCTGCCCGATCACGGCACGATTCTCGACCTGGGTTGCGGATTCGGCTTGTTCTCGCTCTACATCGCCGCGCGCAAACCGCACGCGCACATCGTCGGCGTGGATGTGAACCCGACGCGTTTACAGATCGCGCGCGCGGCGGCGCAGAAACTCGGCATCGTGAATGTGACGTACGAGCATCGCGATTTGCGCGCGTGGCGACCACACGCCGCGATTGCCGGTGCGTACTCGCTTGACGTGTTCCATCACATCCCCGTCGCGAGCGGCGACGCGCTCTTGCGCGAGTTGTTCGTGCGGCTTGAACCGGGTGGACGGTTTTTGCTCAAGGACATTGACACTCAGCCGCGTGCGATGTTGTGGTTCACGTACTGGCTTGACGTGCTCATGTCGCCGCGCGACGATTTCTTTTATCGTTCGGCAAGCGTGTGGCAACAGGAAATTGGCGGCATTGGCTTTGCGCCGGTGCGCGTGCACTATTTGTGGGATATCCTCCCATACCCACATATCTTGGTAATTTGCGACAAACCAAATTGAGATGCGGATGAACGCGGATAAGAATAACGAATTGTCATTGCGAGGAGCCGCAACGCGGCGACGAAGCAATCCCCGACCCCTCCCAACCCTCCCCTTGGCAAGGGGAGGGCTAGGGAGGGATGGATTACTCCTTGCCATTCTCCTCCTCGCCTTCGCGCTGCGCGTGTGGAACGCCGGCTCATTGCTCATGTGGGGCGATGAAGGATTCAGCGTCTATTCCGCCAATCACAGTTTGTATACGATTACGTTTGAAGGCAAGGATGTTGATCCGCACCCGCCGCTGTACTATTACCTCTTGCATTTCTGGCTTCCGCTCGGCGGCTATTCCGAATTCTCCGTGCGATTTTTTTCCGTGTTCTTTGGTACCGCGACTGTCGCGCTCGCGTTCGCGCTCGGCAAGCGATTGTTTGATGCGCGCGTTGGCTTGCTCGCGTCCGCGTTGATGGCGATTGCACCGTTCGCGATTCACTATTCGCAAGAAGTGCGAATGTACGCGCTCGTCATCTTTCTCGCCGCGCTCGCCCTCTGGTTTTTCGTCCGACTCGTTCGAGTACACACTTCCAACTTCCAACCTCCAACCTCCAATTTCCAACTCTGGCTTGGCTTCTGGGTCGCGATGTTCCTGACCCAGTACTCGCTATACCAATCCGCATTCCTCTTCGTCGCGCAAGGACTGACGCTGTTGCCACTGCTCAAATCGCACTTTTGGTTTGTCGCGCGCTGGCTCGCCGCGTCGGTGAGCATCGTCGTGTTGTTCCTGCCCTGGCTCGCGTTGCATTCATCATCCGCGTTCGAAGATGTGAAAGGCGTCGCGGGCGATACGCGCCCGATGGACATCGCGACATTCCTGGGACGCGGTTTTGCCGGCTTGCTTCTCGACCCGACGACGCCACTTGCTAGTTCGCAGTTGCCTGCCGCGTTGTTTGCACTCGTCATCGCGGTCGGACTCGGCATCGCGATTTTCACGCGCACCGCGAAACTCGCGGACGGAATGCTCGCGTGGTCCGTCGCGATTCCGATGCTCGCGATGTATCCGCTCTACATCCTCTTGCCGCTGTATCGCGGACGCTTGTTCGCGCTCGCGCTCGTACCGTTGATGTTGCTCGTCGCGCGCGCGTTCGGCTTGCTCGCACAACGTACGCGATGGTTGTCCGTGCCAGTCGCGCTGGCAATGCTCGCGGCAATGGCGTTTGGGCTGAATCAGTACTATTTTCGCTACAATCGCTACAGCGCGGTCGTGGATGATTACATCCCGGCGATTCGCGCGATTGAGAAGATCGCGCAGCCGGGCGATGTGGTTTTATTTCACGCGTACTGGCAGGAAGGATATTTCCTCAGCCACCACACGGGTGCGCCATTGACGTATGGCAGTTTGGAAAAGCAAACCGATTTGCAGAACGCCGTCGCGCAACCGCGCAACGTGTGGGCAATCGTCCAAGCGATCCCGCATCACGCCGCCGAAGATTGGCTCGCGCAAAATGCGTTCGCGCTCGCCGAGACCCAGTTCGGGCAGATGCGCGTGATTCAATATCGCGCCGATCCGCAACCGGCGGTCGCGTTGCCAACGCCGATTGTTTTCAACAACGGCATCACGCTCAACGGCGCGCGCATCGAATCGAACGACACGCGCGCATCGGTACGGCTTGATTGGCAAGCCGCGCAAAAACCAGCGCGCGATTTCACGGTGAGCGTGCGCGTGACCGATGCGCGCGACGAAAATGTGATTTGGGCGCAAGCGGACGAGCAACCGGCGAATGGCACGCTTGCCACGTCGTCCTGGGAAGCATCCCAGGTTGTCGCGGATCGGCACACGATTGCGATTCCAGCCGGGATGCCGCCGGGCGAGTACGCCGTGCGCGTGATGCTGTACGATTCGCAAACCGGTGCGCCGGCATTCATCGTTGCGCCGGACAACGCGCGCGGACAAGTGGCGTTGATTGGTGCGATGACGATTCAACGCGGCGCGCCGCTCGCCAACGCGCCCCAGGTTTTGCGCGATATGTCCTGGGGCGATCTTGCGCTCATTGAAGCCAAAGTCGGCGCAAGCGACATCGTGCCGGGTGATGCCTTGCCGTTGACGCTCGTCTGGCGCACGCTCCAAACGCCGACGCGCGATGTGACGACAACTATCGAGATCGTTGACGCGTCCGGCAAAATTCGCGCGACGCGAATGTATCGTCCGGCGAATGATTCGTTTACGACGCGCGCGTGGCGCGCCGGCGAAACCTGGCTCGACGCGATGCGTTTGAACGTGGAGGCGGAATCGGCAAGTGGTCAAGCGACGGTACGCGTGAGCGTGGACGGACGCGCGTTCGTGGTTGCGCGCGTGATGATCCACGCGCGCCCACATCGTTTCGATTTGCCGACACCATGGTTTGCCAAGCGCGCGACGCTCGGCGACAGGATCCAATTGCTGGGATACGATCTCCCGGAGAATCCGCTTCAAGTCAATGCGACGATTCCGCTCATACTCTACTGGCAAGCGTCGGACAAAATCGAAACGCGCTACAAAGAGTTCGCGCATCTGCTCGACGCGCAAGGCAACATCGTCGCGCAACGCGACAGCGAGCCGGATGCCGGCAACGCGCCGACGACGAGTTGGCTCAAAGGCGAAGTGATTGCGGATACACTCAATCTGGTCGTGCCGGAAAAATTCGCGCCGGGCGAATACACCTTGATCGTCGGCATGTACTCGGCGAGTACCGGGCAACGTTTGCCAGTGGTCAACACGAATGCCGACCACCTTGTGTTGGCAAAATTCCGGCTGGGACAATGACGTTTGTGTTTTTGATTGTTTCGGATAGAATAGTGGGCGATTTAGGATTTCGGATTTATGATTTAGGATTTGCGCGACCGCGTCCCTTGAAATCATAAATCGAAAATCATAAATCATAAATCGGTTTCTGGAGATTTGACATTAGCACCATACCACCGCGTCCGTTCTTGTCTGTCGTCGTGCCGGCGTACAACGAAGAGCGACGCTTGCCGCAAACACTCGAACAAATTACCAGCTATCTCACGCGCCAAACGTACACGAGCGAGTTGATCGTCGTTGACGACGGCAGTGCGGACCAGACCGCGTCGGTTGCCGAGTCGTTCTGCGCGGCGCATCCCGATGTGCGCGTGATTCGCAACGATCATCGCGGCAAAGGGTACACCGTTCGCACGGGAATGCTCGCCGCGCGTGGACACATCGTTTTATTTTCCGATGCGGACCTGAGCACGCCCATCGAAGAAATCGCGAATCTCTTGCCCTGGTTCGAACGTGGCTACGGCATTGTCATCGGCTCGCGCGAGGGGACGGGCGCGAAACGCATCAAGGAGCCGTTCTATCGGCATTGGATGGGGCGCGTGTTCAACTTTATCGTGCGCGCGCTGACCGTGCGCGGAATTCAAGACACCCAGTGCGGCTTTAAGGCGTTTCGCGATGACGTCGCGCGCGACGTGTTTGGTCGAATGCAATTGTACGGCGACGACGCCAAACGCATCACGGGGAGTATGGTCACCGGCTTTGACGTCGAAGTGTTGTTCATCGGCGCAAAAGCCGGCGTCAAGATCAAAGAGGTGCCGGTCGAGTGGCGCTACGGCACCGAGACCAAGGTGAATCCGATCAAGGATTCGTGGCGCAATCTGCGCGATGTGTTGCGCGTGCGGCTGAACGATTGGCGCGGGCTATACGACAAAAAGTGAAACTCCGAAGGACTTTTCCTTCGGAGTTTTTGTTACACATTGTATGCAATGTGCGACCTGTTTGTCATTTCGAGCGTAGCGAGAAATCTCTTGTGCGCGCCTGGCGAGATTTCTCGTCGCGAAACCCGCTCCTCGAAATGACAATTTGGATGTTGCACATTAGGTACATTGTATCTGCTCAGCCAATCCTTGCGAAGGTTACGAATTTCTTTGACCAAGAATCGCGCTTTCTAACCTTCGCAAGGTTGAGCAACTATTACGTGCTGATTGTTTGCGTCGCATAGTTACGCGTCAGTTCGCCTTCGCCCGACTCGCGTTTGCGTTGGAGATTGCCGGCTTGAACCAGCTTGACGAACATCTCGGCGAGGCGTTGCTCGAATTGTCTGCCGCCGCGATCGAGAATGTGCGCGATCACTTTTTCCTCGGGCCATGATTGGCGGTATGGTCGCGCGGAACGCAACGCGTCCCACACATCCACGACTGCAAAGAGCCGGGCTTCGAGCGGAATCTCTTCGCCTTTCAATCCGCGCGGATATCCGGTGCCGTCCCATTTTTCGTGATGGCAGTACGGAATCGCGAGCGCGAGACGCAATGGTTCAATCGGCGCGAGCATCGTGTATCCAATCGTCGGATGCTGACGCATTTGATTCCACTCGTCTTCGGTCAACGCTTCGGGTTTGAGCAAAACACTTTCGGGCACGCCCATCTTGCCGATGTCGTGCAACAGCGCGCCGCGCCGCACGTTGACGAGATGCGCCTCTTGGAAATTGAGCGCGCGCGCGAATTGTACCGTCATTTCGGCGACGCGCGCGGTATGTCCTTCCGATTCTTGCTCGCGCATTTCGAGCGCGCTGACCATCGCCGTAATCGTCGCGTCAATCGTGTGCGCGAGTTCCTGATTCTCGAATTGCAGTTTGCGAATCTCCATCGCGCGATGCACTGCCAGCCCGCTCTGCGCGACGACGCGTTCGAGCAATTTCAATTCCTCGTTGCCCATCTGCCATTCCGCGCGACAAAACAACTCGATGACGCCTTCGAGTTGTCCGTTGACGACGAGCGGCACGCCGATGTACGACACGAATCCTTCGCGCGCCAGTTCGGTCCCGTTCAATTGACCGATGAGATTTTTGAGATTGCGGATGAGCGCCGTGTGTTCATCGCGCACGACCTGCCCGGCGAGCGCCGTCACGCGCGCCGGCGCGCGGTCAAAGTTTTGCGTATAAAAACCCCGCCCCGCAACAAAGCGCAGTGTGCGCGTCGGCGTGTCGTACAGAATGAAATCTACCGCGTGCACGCCAAAGTGCAGAATCACGTATCCAAAGATCGCTTGGAGGGTCTCGTACAAATCGCCGGCGACCTTGATCAAGTCGGTGCTAATTTCGTACAGCGCAAGGTCTTGTTTGAGCATAACCAAAATCCTTTCGGGCGCAGTATAAATCTGGCGCTTGCCGCGTGTCCATCACCCAAAAGGTATAGCGAAACAAAAACCCGTTTCCTATGTGCAATATCTTCGCCAAAATCATAAATTGATCCGCGAATCACGCGAATCACGCGAATAAAAAACAAAATTAGCGAAGATTCGCGAGATTCGCGGATGAAGGAATAAATTGGCGAAGGTATTGTATGTGCAATATCTTCGCAAAGGTTGTGTGAGCCGGGAAAAAAATCCAGGTTTCTGCGAGAAACCTGGATTCTGAGTAGATGGTCAATCCAAAATCAGAAATCAGAAATCGAGAATTCCCTACCGACTAATCAATTTCGCAATCGTCACGCCTTCGCCGCCTTCGTGCGCTTCGGCTTCGCGAATTTGCGCGACGAGCGGATGCCCGCGCAACAAATCGCGTGCGAGTTTGCGAAGCGTGCCGGTGCCTTTGCCGTGCACAATGCGCACGTACGGCAAGCCGGCAAGATACGCGCGGTCTAGATATTTTTCGAGCGTGTCGAGCGCGTCATCCGCGCGCATCCCGCGCAAACTGATCTCGACGCCGGGATTCTCCGCCTCCGGCAATTTCACTTCACTTGTTTTCGGCACAAACGCGCTCATCGGCGGCGCAACCTTGTCGCCCAGTTCATTCGCTTTGAGCCGCACGCGAAAATTGCCGACCTGCACGTCCGCCCCGTTCGCATCGAGTGCGATGACCTGACCGGCTTGCTGCAGGCGCGCGACCCACACGTGATCGCCGACCCCCGCCCTACCCTCCCCCTTGAAGGGGGAGGGCAAGGGAGGAGGTTCGGTCGTCGGTAATTCTTTCGCGAGGTTTTCCAGTTTGGCTTGCTCACCAGCGACAAAATCGCGCGCCACTGAAACTGCGCGCCACTCTTGCCGCAGCCGATTCAGTTCTTCGCGCGCGAGCGCGATTTCGGCTTGCGCCTCCGCGTGCGCGCGATCCAGAATTTTAGCGCGGGCTTGCTCGGTTTCGAATGAAAGGCGACGTGCTTCGGCGGCGCGTTGTTCCGCGTCGCGTTGCGCGATCTCCGCGTGCGCCTGCGCCGAGATCGCATCCTGCCGCGCGCGTTTGATTTCCGCGAGCATTTTTTCGAGTTCGACATCCGCACCCGACAGCGATTCTTGCGCGCGCGCGATGATCGCGCGATCCAACCCGAGCCGCGTCGCAATCGCAAACGCGTTCGATTTGCCGGGCAAGCCCATCACCAAATGGTACGTCGGCGAAAGCGTTTCGACGTCGAACTCGACCGACGCGTTCTGCACGCCGGGCGTCGTTTGCGCGAACGCTTTCAACTCGGCGTAGTGTGTGGCGACGAGCGCCGGCACGCGCCGCGCAAGCAAGTCATCGAGTATCGCGCGCGCGAGCGCCGACCCTTCGACCGGATCGGTACCTGCGCCCAGTTCGTCGAGCAGGACGAGCGAGTGCGCATCCGCATCGCGCAAAATTTCGATGATGTTTTTGAGATGACCGGAAAACGTCGAGAGCGATTGCTCGATGGATTGCTCGTCGCCGATGTCGGCAAAGATGCCGGAAAAAATCGGCAAGCGCGACCCTGGGTTTGCCGGAATGTGCAAGCCGCACTGCGCCATCAACGCGAGCAAACCAATCGTCTTGAGTGTAACGGTCTTGCCGCCAGTGTTCGGTCCGGTGATGACCAGAATCGAAAACGCGCCGCCGAGTTCGAGCGATACCGGCACGACCTGGGTTGGGTCGAGCAAGGGATGACGCGCGGCAAGCAAATGGAGGTTGGAGGTTAGAGGTTGGAAGTTGGAAATTGGCGGTTGGGGATTGGAGCGCGTTGCACCTTCCAATTTCCAATCTCCAACGTCGAACGTCCAATTTCCAACTTCCAATTGCGGCTCGACTCCGCGAATCTCGACTGAGTACTTGGCTTTGGCGAACGCGAGGTCGAGTTCGGCGAGCGTCGCGACGGTCGCGTCGAGTGCATCAGCGTGCGCGGCGATGAGGTCGGTCAGCTCGCGCAGAATGCGTTCGATCTCGCGCGTCTCTTCGCGTTCAAGTTCGCGCACGCGGTTGCCCATCTCGACGGTCGAGAGCGGCTCGATGAACAAGGTCGCGCCGCTCGCGCTTGTGTCGTGCGTGATCCCAGGAATGCGCCCCTTGGATTCAGCGCGAATCGGAATCACATAACGTCCATCGCGCTCGGTGATGATCGCTTCCTGGATGTATTTTGCGTTCGCGGCGGACGCGATGAGACGCTGCAATTTGTCCATCAGTCGTCCGCGCACGACGTTGAGTTCGCCGCGAATGCGCGCGAGCGCGGGCGATGCGCTGTTCACGATCTCGCCGCGATCATTCACCGCGCGCCCGATCGCGTCCACGACGGTCGGTAATTCTTCGAGCAACGCGGCGCGCGCGGCAAGGCGCGGGTACAGTTCGCCAAAGCGTCCAAGCGAACGGCGCAAGGTGCGCGCGGCGATGAGCGTTTGCCGTACTTCGAGCAGATCGGTCGGGGCGAGGATCGCGCCGATGCGTGCGGCGCGCGCGAGCGGTCGCACATCGCGCGCGCCGCCGACGCTCGTTTCGGGATGTTGATCGAGGAGTGCGACGGCTTCGGTCGTTTCGCCTTGCCGCCGCGCCAGTTCGTCCGGGTCGGTGAGCGGGGCGAGCGCGCGCGCGAGTTGTTCGCTCGCGGCAAACGCGGTGTGCGCGGCAAGGCGCGCGAGAATTTTGTCGAGTTCGAGAGCGCGTAAATAACGTGAGTTCATTCGTTTGACACAGAACACGCAACACAAGGTGTGTTGCGTGTGATACTTGTCGGTAAAAGTATAACTTTACACCGGTTCGGTTATTGCGCGAGTAACGCGGGGATGCCACCGGGCAGCCACGGACTGAGCGCGCTGAGCACCGCGGGTTTGAGACTTGCGAAAAATGGGATCAGTTGCGCGACCTGCATTTCGTCGCGCGCCAAGACGCGCCACTGGTCGTTGTACGGCATCGGCTCGGCGAGCGTGAACGTGATGACCGGCAACAAGAGACTGATGAGAATAACCATCGTCGCCAAACCGAGCACACTGCCGCCAAAGTAATCGAGCAAGGGAAACACGCGCAAGCGCGTCGAGCGGTACACGTCGTACGCCATGATGTTGAGCACGGTCGCGACGATAAAGACGATCAGCAAGAACGCGACGCCGTTCAAAAAGCGATTCGTCACCCCGGAACGAAACACCGCGAGCAACCACCCGGTGACCACGCCAAAGTATTGCATCCCGATTACCGCGGCAACGTAGAGCGTGCCCAGCGCAATCACTTGCCGGAGCAATCCTTGCGTGAACCCCAAGACCAACCCAGTGATACAGAGCACAATGAGGATCAGGTCAACGGAATGAACTCCCATTAGCGACATGCTTCACTCCATTCTCACTACGGTTACGGCGAAACGAAAAATACAAATCGCCCCAACAGAATCAAAAGAATACACAACGCGAGAATGATAAGCGTCATCTGTGCGCGCGTGATTTTCATCGTGCGCCTCCTGGCAAGAGTATACCACAAAATGAAGGAAAGACGAAACAAGCGGAATAAAATTTGCCAAGAAATAGCAGTTGTGTTATTATCTGCGCCGCACGCGGGCCGCTAGCTCAACTGGCAGAGCAAATGACTCTTAATCATTAGGTTCAGGGTTCAAATCCCTGGCGGCTCACAAGCGTCCCCCTGGGACGCTTACACGGACGTTTCGGTTGTTAAAGAGCGTTCGTGCAGGCAATCAGAAACCAACGCCGACCCAACCATAACCTGGCAGATCATAGTTGGTGACTGATTGTGCATTGTGAGGGATGCGCTCGACTTGCTTGCCGGCTGGCGAGCGCATCCCTTACTTTGAATAAAACAAAATGGGGCTAGCAAGCCCCAAGGAATCCTGGTAAAATGGTACTGCAACTGCTTGAAGTGAGGCTTTGACACTTAAGCAGTAGGCGAGGTTGGGTGCTAGCACACCCGCCTCGCTTTCATTTTTTCTCTTCTTTTCGCACGTAGCCGACTACGCGACGCAACCCAAGTCCATCAAGGATCTTTTCACCGGGAGAGCGTTTGCCATGGAGTACATCGCTAATGTATGCTTCGGTCACACCGAATTCTCTAGCGATGGCTACCTGCGTACCCGCTTTCTCGACCTTCCTTTTGAGCAATTGAACCACATCATCGCGTGTCATCAAGTCGCATCCTAAGGCAAGTAGTTAAGATTGTCAAATCCTGTTCGATACCGACAGTCAGATGAGAGCATATCCGAATATCGAAACACAACCGCCGCGCGCTACTGTCTGTAGCGCGCGGCGGTTTTTTCGTGCCGATAAAAGTAAAGAAAATTTATCCTTTCTCGGCTCAATTTGCCCAAACTCGTTGGCACAAAAATCAAATCCTCATGATATAATGCACCCAGTTTCCACATGTGCGCTCGTTCGAGCACATTTTCTTTCGCTCCACCAGTTCTTCTCGGTT from Chloroflexota bacterium includes the following:
- a CDS encoding CvpA family protein; protein product: MSLMGVHSVDLILIVLCITGLVLGFTQGLLRQVIALGTLYVAAVIGMQYFGVVTGWLLAVFRSGVTNRFLNGVAFLLIVFIVATVLNIMAYDVYRSTRLRVFPLLDYFGGSVLGLATMVILISLLLPVITFTLAEPMPYNDQWRVLARDEMQVAQLIPFFASLKPAVLSALSPWLPGGIPALLAQ
- a CDS encoding glycosyltransferase family 2 protein — its product is MPPRPFLSVVVPAYNEERRLPQTLEQITSYLTRQTYTSELIVVDDGSADQTASVAESFCAAHPDVRVIRNDHRGKGYTVRTGMLAARGHIVLFSDADLSTPIEEIANLLPWFERGYGIVIGSREGTGAKRIKEPFYRHWMGRVFNFIVRALTVRGIQDTQCGFKAFRDDVARDVFGRMQLYGDDAKRITGSMVTGFDVEVLFIGAKAGVKIKEVPVEWRYGTETKVNPIKDSWRNLRDVLRVRLNDWRGLYDKK
- a CDS encoding HD domain-containing protein, which gives rise to MLKQDLALYEISTDLIKVAGDLYETLQAIFGYVILHFGVHAVDFILYDTPTRTLRFVAGRGFYTQNFDRAPARVTALAGQVVRDEHTALIRNLKNLIGQLNGTELAREGFVSYIGVPLVVNGQLEGVIELFCRAEWQMGNEELKLLERVVAQSGLAVHRAMEIRKLQFENQELAHTIDATITAMVSALEMREQESEGHTARVAEMTVQFARALNFQEAHLVNVRRGALLHDIGKMGVPESVLLKPEALTEDEWNQMRQHPTIGYTMLAPIEPLRLALAIPYCHHEKWDGTGYPRGLKGEEIPLEARLFAVVDVWDALRSARPYRQSWPEEKVIAHILDRGGRQFEQRLAEMFVKLVQAGNLQRKRESGEGELTRNYATQTIST
- a CDS encoding glycosyltransferase family 2 protein codes for the protein MFSVVIPNWNGLRFLPTCLNALRDQTYRDFETIVVDDASTDGSRALIKNDYPEVRVIALEKNRGFAHAVNAGIRAARGDIVVLLNNDTEADPNWLAEIACALDANPRAGIVACKLKLFDQRNHIHSAGDFYRVDGVPGNRGVWQKDEGQYDDARGVFGACGGAAAYRQTMLAEIGLFDEELVANLEDVDLNWRARWAGYAIAYAPRAIVYHHISATGGGAYGSFYVGRNFIFVLAKNFPASLWKKYWTRIVQAQLQITRDALLNIRGAAARARLRGQIAGVLGLRHWLARRGEVIRRVSDAEIEAALIK
- a CDS encoding glycosyltransferase family 39 protein, which encodes MNADKNNELSLRGAATRRRSNPRPLPTLPLARGGLGRDGLLLAILLLAFALRVWNAGSLLMWGDEGFSVYSANHSLYTITFEGKDVDPHPPLYYYLLHFWLPLGGYSEFSVRFFSVFFGTATVALAFALGKRLFDARVGLLASALMAIAPFAIHYSQEVRMYALVIFLAALALWFFVRLVRVHTSNFQPPTSNFQLWLGFWVAMFLTQYSLYQSAFLFVAQGLTLLPLLKSHFWFVARWLAASVSIVVLFLPWLALHSSSAFEDVKGVAGDTRPMDIATFLGRGFAGLLLDPTTPLASSQLPAALFALVIAVGLGIAIFTRTAKLADGMLAWSVAIPMLAMYPLYILLPLYRGRLFALALVPLMLLVARAFGLLAQRTRWLSVPVALAMLAAMAFGLNQYYFRYNRYSAVVDDYIPAIRAIEKIAQPGDVVLFHAYWQEGYFLSHHTGAPLTYGSLEKQTDLQNAVAQPRNVWAIVQAIPHHAAEDWLAQNAFALAETQFGQMRVIQYRADPQPAVALPTPIVFNNGITLNGARIESNDTRASVRLDWQAAQKPARDFTVSVRVTDARDENVIWAQADEQPANGTLATSSWEASQVVADRHTIAIPAGMPPGEYAVRVMLYDSQTGAPAFIVAPDNARGQVALIGAMTIQRGAPLANAPQVLRDMSWGDLALIEAKVGASDIVPGDALPLTLVWRTLQTPTRDVTTTIEIVDASGKIRATRMYRPANDSFTTRAWRAGETWLDAMRLNVEAESASGQATVRVSVDGRAFVVARVMIHARPHRFDLPTPWFAKRATLGDRIQLLGYDLPENPLQVNATIPLILYWQASDKIETRYKEFAHLLDAQGNIVAQRDSEPDAGNAPTTSWLKGEVIADTLNLVVPEKFAPGEYTLIVGMYSASTGQRLPVVNTNADHLVLAKFRLGQ
- a CDS encoding class I SAM-dependent methyltransferase, which encodes MKLSVIENTTDQRDDTRDLRSRIIAAYSGVIRAYAFIRFKIIHLRFLEEIEQYLPDHGTILDLGCGFGLFSLYIAARKPHAHIVGVDVNPTRLQIARAAAQKLGIVNVTYEHRDLRAWRPHAAIAGAYSLDVFHHIPVASGDALLRELFVRLEPGGRFLLKDIDTQPRAMLWFTYWLDVLMSPRDDFFYRSASVWQQEIGGIGFAPVRVHYLWDILPYPHILVICDKPN
- a CDS encoding transcriptional regulator; the encoded protein is MTRDDVVQLLKRKVEKAGTQVAIAREFGVTEAYISDVLHGKRSPGEKILDGLGLRRVVGYVRKEEKK
- a CDS encoding Smr/MutS family protein, whose amino-acid sequence is MNSRYLRALELDKILARLAAHTAFAASEQLARALAPLTDPDELARRQGETTEAVALLDQHPETSVGGARDVRPLARAARIGAILAPTDLLEVRQTLIAARTLRRSLGRFGELYPRLAARAALLEELPTVVDAIGRAVNDRGEIVNSASPALARIRGELNVVRGRLMDKLQRLIASAANAKYIQEAIITERDGRYVIPIRAESKGRIPGITHDTSASGATLFIEPLSTVEMGNRVRELEREETREIERILRELTDLIAAHADALDATVATLAELDLAFAKAKYSVEIRGVEPQLEVGNWTFDVGDWKLEGATRSNPQPPISNFQPLTSNLHLLAARHPLLDPTQVVPVSLELGGAFSILVITGPNTGGKTVTLKTIGLLALMAQCGLHIPANPGSRLPIFSGIFADIGDEQSIEQSLSTFSGHLKNIIEILRDADAHSLVLLDELGAGTDPVEGSALARAILDDLLARRVPALVATHYAELKAFAQTTPGVQNASVEFDVETLSPTYHLVMGLPGKSNAFAIATRLGLDRAIIARAQESLSGADVELEKMLAEIKRARQDAISAQAHAEIAQRDAEQRAAEARRLSFETEQARAKILDRAHAEAQAEIALAREELNRLRQEWRAVSVARDFVAGEQAKLENLAKELPTTEPPPLPSPFKGEGRAGVGDHVWVARLQQAGQVIALDANGADVQVGNFRVRLKANELGDKVAPPMSAFVPKTSEVKLPEAENPGVEISLRGMRADDALDTLEKYLDRAYLAGLPYVRIVHGKGTGTLRKLARDLLRGHPLVAQIREAEAHEGGEGVTIAKLISR